In Pseudoalteromonas tetraodonis, the genomic window CAATTAACCGCACTTCGTGTTCTAAGTTTATGTTATAGCGCGCTAAAACAGTGTTTTGAATATGGGTGATCATGCTGATCAAATCATCCCCTGTACTGTGACCATGGTTAACGAGCACCAAAGCTTGCTGCTGATGCACTTCAATACCGGCAATCTTATATCCCTTTAATCCCGCTTGCTCTATTAACCACCCCGCTGCAACTTTATGATGACCGGCTCCGTGTGGGTAATGAGGTAACTCAGGAAACTGCGCAAGTAACGGCACTAACGCAGCATTCGTAATAATGGGGTTTTTAAAAAAACTCCCAGCATTAGCTAGTTTATAAGGGTCTGGGAGTTTGCTATTGCGTGTTTGTATCACCTGCTCACATACTTGCTGTGGCGTCGGGTTTTTTAGTTGTTGTAGCGGTCCATAACTGAGTACTGGTTGCCATATTTTTGGCAGTTTAAAGTGCACTTGGGTGATCACCGCTTTATTTTTTAACGCGTGTTTAAAAACCGATTCACGATAAGCAAAGTGGCATTGCTGATTAGTTAAAGATTTGAAGCAGTTGCTATTAATATCAAAATAGTCAACAGCTTCTATAAATTGTGCTATTTCTAAACCGTAGGCACCAATATTTTGCACTGGCGCAGCACCGACTGTGCCAGGTATGAGTGCTAAATTTTCAAACCCTGCTATGCTTTGCTCAAGCAAGTAAGTCACTAATTGATGCCAATTTTCACCGGCAGCCGCACTGACTAAAAAATCATTTTCCCGTTCAGTAATATTAATTCCTTGGGTCGCCATTTTAATAACCGTGCCAGCATAATCATTTAAAAAAATGGTATTACTGCCCTCCCCTAACAGACAAAAAGGCGCGTTAAAGCTCTGAGTTTGAAGCTGCGCTGAGTCGGTGATCTCAATAAAATTTTGGCATTGGCTACTTAATGCAAATGTATGTAGGGGTTGTAATGAGTGCGCCACAAGGGTCCTAAAGGTACCAGTAATTAATCGCTCTAGTTTAACTCATCGTCGCAAATTGCGCATCAGCTTGTAAAAATTGTTCAACCCACTGTGGCAATCATGTTATAAAACGGGTACTTTTTTATTTGTACTCAAGGTAATTATGAAAATCAAACCTCTTTTTTTAAGCCTCGCTATGGCCGGTATGTGCTCGCAAGTAATGGCTAGCGCTATTGATCAAAATTCCTACGCCAACCTTGATGATGTTATCACCACGCATTTAAACCTTGATTTAGACATCGACTTTGCCGACAAGCAATTAGAAGGTTTTGTTGAGCATACGCTACAATGGCAAAACGCGAAAAGCACAAAGCTAGTACTTGATACCCGCGATCTTGATATTGATAAAGTGATGTATCAAACAGCCAATGGCAATTGGCATAAAGCCAGTTTTAACCTTGCTAATCGCGACGATGTTAAAGGCTCAAAACTAACCATTACATTTAAAAGCCAAGCTGAAAAAGTCCGTATTTACTACAACAGTCGCCCAGAAGCGTCGGGCTTACAGTGGTTAACGCCAGAGCAAACAGCCAGTAAAACGCACCCGTTTATGTATAGTCAATCGCAAGCGATACATGCACGTAGTTGGATCCCTGTGCAAGATACCCCAGCAATGCGTGTGACTTATTCTGCACGTATTCATACCCCTGAAGATGTGCGTGCGGTAATGAGTGCCGATAATAAAGATGCCCTTTATAAAGACGGTGATTACCACTTCAATATGCCACAAGCAATTTCGCCTTACCTAATTGCGATTGGTGCTGGTAACTTAGAATTTAAAGCGATGTCTAAACAAACCGGTATTTTTGCTGAACCGACTATTTTGGATGCCTCAGTTGCTGAGTTTAATGACACCCAAGCGATGATCGACAAAACCAATGCGATGTATGGTGAATATGCTTGGGGTCGCTATGACTTACTTATGCTACCGCCTAGCTTCCCATTTGGTGGCATGGAAAACCCGCGTCTATCATTTATTACCCCAACCGTTGTTGCTGGCGATAAAAGCCTAGTTAACCTGATTGCACATGAGCTTGCTCACTCTTGGTCTGGTAACTTAGTAACCAATGCCACATGGGAAGACTTATGGTTAAACGAAGGATTTACCTCTTACGTTGAAAACCGCATTATGGAAGAAGTATTTGGTCGCGACCGTGCAGTAATGGAGCAAGCGCTTGATGCTGCTGGTCTGCGTGCGCAACTTAAAACCATTGATGCACCAGACACTCGCCTTAATTTAAAACTTAATGGCCGCGATCCGGATGATGCGTTTAGCTCAGTGCCTTACACAAAGGGTCAGCTATTTTTAATCTACCTAGAAGAAAAATATGGCCGTGATAAGTTTGATGACTTTGTTAAAACTTACTTTAATGAATTTGCGTTTAAATCGCTAACCACTGCGCAATTTGTGACTTACATCAAAGCTAACTTAATTGAAAAGTACCCTGGTGTAGTGAGCATGGATAAAGTGAACGAGTGGATTTTTGAGCCAGGTTTACCAAGTGATGCACCTAACCCTACCTCTGATGCGTTCGATAAAGTAGATGCTGCAACACAAGCATGGTTAAAGGGGGATACAACTGCCGCACAATTACCTACTGCAAATTGGACAGTGCATGAGTGGCTGCACTTTTTAAATAACCTACCGCGCGATTTAAGCATTGAAAAAATGACTGAATTAGACGGCGAGTTTAACTTAACCCAATCAACTAACGCAGAACGCGCATTTGCATGGTACATGCTAGCAGTGGGTAACGGTTACCAACCGATTTACCCTGCGCTTGATAAACACTTATCGGGTATTGGTCGTCGTAAGCTAATAGTGCCACTTTACAAAGCACTTATTACACATGGTAAAAAAGGCTGGGCACAAAGCGTGTACTTAAAAGCACGTCCGGGTTATCACCCACTTGCACAAGGTACCATTGACGCGTTATTTGAATAAATAATAGCGTTACCAATAAACTAAAAAGGGCCAATTTGGCCCTTTTTTAATGCTTAATTATTTTGTTACTTTATCTAAAAAAGCCTGCCTTTCAGCGAGCGTTGCTTGTTGCCACCAAAAGTCGAGCATATTTGCCGCACTTGGCATGCCTTTTCCATTAATTGGCGTAATCGGTTTAATGGGACGACTCGGTTTTTGCGGGCCCGCTGGGGTTGCTGTTGTTTGCTGGTTAAACTGTGCGCTTTGAACTTGTCGTTCGGCAATAATATTTAATGGCTTAGCTAAGGTGCTGCCTTTTGCTTTTAAACTCACTTGCGGTGCCTCAGCAAATACTTTTGCCGCTACCGCATTTTCAGCACGATTAAATACTAAGGTGTAATCTTTACCCGCTTCAATGGTTACATTCACCCAAAAAGGTTCTGACTCAATCACTTCATGATCGTCATAACCTAAGTCATATAAATCTGTGTATTTAAGTTTTAGCTGATAAGTACCCGGTGCTAATTCAACATCATCAACACGACTAAAAAGCGAACTTTCAATTATTCGTTCACCCACTTGCAAAGGAACAAATTCCTCAGGAAAGTGAATATTTTCTGCCAAACTCGATGCACTCACTAAGAGCGCCGCTACACTGCCTAATAATATTGATTTACGCATAATTACTCCTTTAGTTGATTTCAGTTTGACACTGCTAGCAAAATTTGTCATTAGTGACACATATATTAATCAAATAAATTAGAGTCATCATTATGAGCCAAGAGACTATTTTTACTAAAATTATTAATCGCGAAATTCCAGCAGATATTATTTACGAAGACGATGACACGCTAGCGTTTAAAGACATTAATCCTCAAGCGCCATTTCATGTATTAAT contains:
- a CDS encoding M1 family metallopeptidase, which gives rise to MKIKPLFLSLAMAGMCSQVMASAIDQNSYANLDDVITTHLNLDLDIDFADKQLEGFVEHTLQWQNAKSTKLVLDTRDLDIDKVMYQTANGNWHKASFNLANRDDVKGSKLTITFKSQAEKVRIYYNSRPEASGLQWLTPEQTASKTHPFMYSQSQAIHARSWIPVQDTPAMRVTYSARIHTPEDVRAVMSADNKDALYKDGDYHFNMPQAISPYLIAIGAGNLEFKAMSKQTGIFAEPTILDASVAEFNDTQAMIDKTNAMYGEYAWGRYDLLMLPPSFPFGGMENPRLSFITPTVVAGDKSLVNLIAHELAHSWSGNLVTNATWEDLWLNEGFTSYVENRIMEEVFGRDRAVMEQALDAAGLRAQLKTIDAPDTRLNLKLNGRDPDDAFSSVPYTKGQLFLIYLEEKYGRDKFDDFVKTYFNEFAFKSLTTAQFVTYIKANLIEKYPGVVSMDKVNEWIFEPGLPSDAPNPTSDAFDKVDAATQAWLKGDTTAAQLPTANWTVHEWLHFLNNLPRDLSIEKMTELDGEFNLTQSTNAERAFAWYMLAVGNGYQPIYPALDKHLSGIGRRKLIVPLYKALITHGKKGWAQSVYLKARPGYHPLAQGTIDALFE
- a CDS encoding DUF2057 domain-containing protein yields the protein MRKSILLGSVAALLVSASSLAENIHFPEEFVPLQVGERIIESSLFSRVDDVELAPGTYQLKLKYTDLYDLGYDDHEVIESEPFWVNVTIEAGKDYTLVFNRAENAVAAKVFAEAPQVSLKAKGSTLAKPLNIIAERQVQSAQFNQQTTATPAGPQKPSRPIKPITPINGKGMPSAANMLDFWWQQATLAERQAFLDKVTK
- the murB gene encoding UDP-N-acetylmuramate dehydrogenase, producing MAHSLQPLHTFALSSQCQNFIEITDSAQLQTQSFNAPFCLLGEGSNTIFLNDYAGTVIKMATQGINITERENDFLVSAAAGENWHQLVTYLLEQSIAGFENLALIPGTVGAAPVQNIGAYGLEIAQFIEAVDYFDINSNCFKSLTNQQCHFAYRESVFKHALKNKAVITQVHFKLPKIWQPVLSYGPLQQLKNPTPQQVCEQVIQTRNSKLPDPYKLANAGSFFKNPIITNAALVPLLAQFPELPHYPHGAGHHKVAAGWLIEQAGLKGYKIAGIEVHQQQALVLVNHGHSTGDDLISMITHIQNTVLARYNINLEHEVRLIDQHNECHISLEQSA